TCCTGGACACTGCCCTGTTTCATTGGCTTATGTTCCCTAGCCTCACCCAGGGATGATCTTCTCTGCCGGCTGCCTGGCACAGGCCGTCTCTGGATTGTCTCACCTTCCCCACTTGCTCTTGCAGCTCTTCTAACACTTTGTGATTAGTTTATTGTATTAAATGCCTTCTGTTGAACTTGGTGTAGAGTCTCTTTCCTTGGCTGGATCTTGAATAACATTTCTGAAACAATTTTATccttcaaaatgttatttttgtattttgtttgtttgttcaacTTATCAGAGGTTCACTCATCTTGGTCCTTGGTTGTAATTATGGAGCAACTGTgctgttttttctttaactttcattTTCACTAACTTATTatctaatatttcttttgttctatCTTGTTGTGGTTTACTTTAATAACTCTCTAATACTTAATTTGAATGCTTAGCTCAGATatcttttaatttcttgttttctaatagGTACACTTTAAGGCTATGCATTTTCCTCTAGTGCTATTTTGGCTGTATCTCATAGATTTTGGGGTATGGGctttttattgttattcattTCTAAATAGTCTAATTTCAATTAAGTTTCCTCTTCAACACAGGGTTAGTTAGAAGAAACTGGTTTTTATATTCATGGGTTTTTAATTTCTGATTAGagaatttgtcttttttgatttctatttttgggaatatttttaaggttattttcttttttgttcttgttggaACCAGGATTTGAGCCAAAGACTCTGACTCCACAGCCCAGGTGCCTGACACTGGCACTGAGTTAGGCCATTCTTTACACAGGTCTCAGCTTGGCCACTAATGAGGGCTGACCAACTGTCTtcacctcactgagcctcaggATAATCAAGACAAGAGAATTGTACTAGTCCCTCAGATTCTTTCCAGctgtaaaaaacaaataagaaatctaaaaacaaaataattgagcTTCCAATCTAGGTGAGAAAGATCTAAGACTTGTACAAAGTCCTGCAAAGCCCAGAGGAGGACGGTCACCCATCTGTTTGGAAGGGATCAGGATTCGGGAAAGGCTTCATGGAAGAATTAGCATTTAAAATCAAATGCAGAggatcattcactcattcatttaacaaaatatttatttagcacctattTGCCGTTTTCTAGTTGCTGAAGATAGCAGCAAAATAACTATATAtcaggttgatgcaaaagtaattgtggtttttgccataaCTGCagtgacttttgcaccaacctaataaaaagacaaaaatccctgctctGTGGAGTGTAGGCACATAGATATAGTTTAGTGATTTGATAGCTTACCTGACTCAGCCAAGCTGCGAGGCATCACCTATTTTCCACTGAACTTACCTTTCTTTTGCTCAGGCCCTTCCTCCCGTCAACATGGTCGGCGGAGACAAGCTTGGCTAAAGGAGATCCGAAAGCTTCAGAAGAGCACACACCTCTTGATAAGGAAGTACCCCTTCAGCCGCCTGGTGAGCTCTGGGAGCTTCCCACCAACCCCTATACCaccctccttttaaaaattttcccagaTATTAGGGACCCTACTGTCTCTTACCTAAATGACCAAGGGATCTCTTCTGTAAGCTGGTAGGGGAATCTTTTCTGAAAACATGAGCCCTCCAAGAGCACCTTGTACTTCTTTATGGAATTGATTTCTAACCCCTACTACCTTTTTAAAACTGTAGTTTTTGACTATATAAATAGGAACTCTCTCATTTGTCCACCCTTGGATCCCTTTTCCTATCCTGGGAGATTGCTTCCCATCACCCAGTTACTGGTGATTTCCCCATCACCAGTAAGAGATCCGCCAGTTCCTAAGCTCCCAGGAGTCAACACCTGCTCCTAATTGGGTCCTAAGATTAAGGGCCAGGAAAACATAATGGAAAGGGGGATTCACTGGAACTCATGGAGAGCATCATTGTCCCTTGAATCTCTCTTCTGTTACTCCCTACTCCtactcctccccatccccactcctTCACAGGCAAGAGAAATATGTGTTAAATTCACTCGTGGTGTGGACTTCAATTGGCAAGCCCAGGCCCTATTGGCCCTACAAGAGGTAAGAAGGCACCAAGGCACAATTGGGTGAGGGCTGAGTGGGAGAAAGAGGCAGCCTAGAATTCTCCAAGGCTGACTGGAGTGTCACATGCTGAATCTGACCTCCTGGAAAAGAACAACAAGGTAACCCCTGAGGGTTTGGAGGCTGGATTCTGTGTGGTGATAGCAGAATTCCCTGGCAAAGTTCGGTCTCATTCTGTGAACAGTTTCCTACAGTCCTTTGTGCCCTCAGAGATTAAGTTTAGCGGGTCTGCAAGAAAAAGCAGCCTATGCCCCTTCATCTATgtccatctttttttctctttctgtctccaggCAGCAGAAGCATTTCTAGTTCATCTCTTTGAAGATGCCTATCTCCTCACCTTACATGCCGGCCGAGTTACTCTCTTCCCAAAGGATGTGCAACTGGCCCGGAGGATCCGGGGCATTGAGGCGGGACTCGGCTGAGCTCCTGCGCCCAGTGTTTCTGTCAGTCTTTCCTGCTCAGCCAGGGGGTAAGCGCACCTGCTTTCTCATGACTAGGGCTGGAATTTCTCAAGGAATTCCCTTTCTCCATCCTTAGTCCCTTGCCACCTCACCTTCCCTTTGTTCTCTAGTAAAGGTTTGATCTAGTTTTGACTGCCTGGGACTATGTGGCTTGTGCCCTTTTGTACAATCTTAGATAAAAGATATCCTTCTATTATGACCAGTTTCTTttggttgttattgttgttgttttatttttatgaaacagggtctcactctgtcaccagtgGTGCCGTCGTGGCTCGCTGcaactcctgccttggcctcccaaagtgttgagattataagAATCAAATGACCTCATTTTGATTAAgagaaaactttctcttttttgattaaGAGAAAGTTTTCTTACTTTTGAAAATGGCTTGTTAGTAAGTGTGCTTCCTTAATTTCAGGGATGATACCAGGGACTCTCTGGAGCCATGATTAGATCCAATGGACTCTGCGATGCTGTCTGGACTTTGCTGTCTCTGAACAGTA
This Theropithecus gelada isolate Dixy chromosome 13, Tgel_1.0, whole genome shotgun sequence DNA region includes the following protein-coding sequences:
- the CENPA gene encoding histone H3-like centromeric protein A isoform X1, producing MGPRRRSRKPEAPRRRSPSPTPGPSRRGPSLGPSSRQHGRRRQAWLKEIRKLQKSTHLLIRKYPFSRLAREICVKFTRGVDFNWQAQALLALQEAAEAFLVHLFEDAYLLTLHAGRVTLFPKDVQLARRIRGIEAGLG
- the CENPA gene encoding histone H3-like centromeric protein A isoform X2; translated protein: MGPRRRSRKPEAPRRRSPSPTPGPSRRGPSLGPSSRQHGRRRQAWLKEIRKLQKSTHLLIRKYPFSRLAAEAFLVHLFEDAYLLTLHAGRVTLFPKDVQLARRIRGIEAGLG